In one Portunus trituberculatus isolate SZX2019 chromosome 31, ASM1759143v1, whole genome shotgun sequence genomic region, the following are encoded:
- the LOC123511116 gene encoding tigger transposable element-derived protein 1-like: MPKLHARKCKSLDFSIKQGVVKRKEEGQGNSAIGRALDLSESTVRTIWKKKDEIKASVKVYGTSQIDNRKRAWDEKLIKMERFLALWIERKDKEGSSVDKRQIKQQAKCFYEVICCKTNVPVGNFHASNGWLHHFIKRKEIRKLGYSGETASADANAAKEFSSILKEIIDESKSHPDCIYDMDEAAKHPRCYWHLKDMSQAPVYWMTTKNDWMSSSTCRAWLLDCFVPDAHWKCEQLSIPFNVMLIMDNCPAHSHYLTDLHPNVKIVFLPPKNTSIVQPLDQEFIGNVKSIYQKLVYEDLRLKTECRAEIHQIITEANGEYQDADIDVDEHPPLEVEETDQLVIQQYTNPKAISVHQYWREFTVRNATDFLLKAWDEINMPTVRHAWRPLVCAPLGVG; encoded by the exons ATGCCTAAGCTACATGCAAGAAAGTGCAAGTCACTTGACTTTAGTATCAAACAAGGAGTTGTGAAACGCAAAGAGGAAGGCCAGGGCAATTCTGCAATAGGCCGTGCATTAGACCTCAGTGAATCAACTGTAAGGacaatatggaagaaaaaggatgaaatcaAAGCATCTGTTAAAGTATATGGTACTTCTCAGATTGATAATCGCAAGCGTGCTTGGGATGAGAAACTGATAAAAATGGAGAGATTCCTTGCCCTTTGGattgagaggaaagataaagaaggcaGTTCCGTAGATAAACGTCAGATCAAACAACAAGCGAAATGCTTTTATGAAGTGATTTGTTGTAAGACAAATGTTCCTGTGGGTAACTTTCATGCCTCCAATGGCTGGCTGCATCATTTCATTAAAcgcaaggaaataaggaaacttGGCTACTCTGGTGAAACGGCCAGCGCCGATGCCAATGCAGCAAAGGAATTTTCCAGTATCCTCAAAGAAATTATTGATGAAAGCAAGTCTCATCCTGACTGCATTTACGACATGGATGAGGCTG CAAAGCATCCAAGGTGCTACTGGCATCTCAAAGATATGAGTCAGGCGCCAGTGTATTGGATGACGACTAAAAATGATTGGATGAGTTCCTCAACTTGCAGGGCTTGGCTGCTTGATTGTTTTGTCCCTGATGCTCATTGGAAGTGTGAACAATTAAGCATCCCATTTAATGTGATGCTAATAATGGACAACTGTCCTGCTCATTCCCACTACCTGACTGATCTTCACCCTAACGTTAAAATTGTTTTCCTTCCACCGAAAAACACATCTATTGTTCAGCCACTTGATCAAGAGTTCATAGGCAATGTCAAATCTATATATCAAAAGCTTGTTTATGAGGACCTTAGACTGAAAACTGAATGTAGAGCAGAGATCCACCAGATAATCACGGAAGCAAACGGGGAATACCAGGATGCTGACATCGATGTGGATGAACATCCACCCCTTGAAGTGGAGGAAACAGATCAACTTGTTATCCAACAATACACCAACCCCAAAGCAATTTCTGTCCACCAATATTGGAGGGAATTTACAGTGAGGAATGCAACTGACTTCCTCTTGAAGGCCTGGGATGAGATTAACATGCCTACAGTGCGTCATGCCTGGCGGCCCCTAGTGTGTGCCCCACTTGGTGTCGGATGA
- the LOC123511352 gene encoding tigger transposable element-derived protein 1-like, whose translation MADKEKILNMIEAGARTCDIVKALGVPESTVRNIRKAKSEVKKNIESAKNYFPKAGPSRGIHERSVKNHMLLITEYFLLNWLTRRLEEKQSVDGEEIRRTAREYYAGVCAKKKVKNPPYITASKGWLQRFKKRCSIKHASYKGEIASADVEAAKAFILVAKQIIDEGNYSPDPVFNCDETACYWRRAPASTFIPKEVKQAPGHKLAKDKFSVLFTCNASGECKMKPLVIYKFAKPYSFTNCDMENLPNCIWLHNASGYMTIPISVIWFDKHFVPDAKRHCKKKNIPFKVVLFLDNGPGHAKFLVWRHPAVQVVFMPPNTTAKLQPLDQELIANMKLIFYGYLHDKIKRATDSRKKMKDIEKLVSSREEEVATPDPQAAPSSPASLIASTSAQLATPQTPHSPVASTSAVPPVASDVLSMKQFWKKFQIKQVVDLMSRSWSEITLKTIRHAWSPLLPHLKLQEEERQKQETLLQHNKFHSTSSQHGCSGQ comes from the coding sequence ATGGCTGACAAGGAGAAAATTTTAAACATGATAGAAGCTGGAGCAAGAACCTGTGATATTGTTAAGGCCTTAGGGGTTCCTGAGTCTACAGTGAGGAACATTCGAAAGGCCAAGAGtgaagttaagaaaaatattgaaagtgcAAAGAATTATTTCCCCAAGGCTGGCCCCTCTAGGGGTATTCATGAGAGGTCTGTGAAGAACCACATGCTACTTATAACAGAATACTTTCTACTGAACTGGCTTACACGTAGacttgaagaaaaacaaagtgtTGATGGTGAGGAAATTCGTCGTACTGCTAGAGAATattatgcaggtgtgtgtgccaagaaaaaggttaaaaatcCTCCTTACATCACTGCCTCAAAAGGGTGGCTGCAGAGGTTCAAGAAGAGGTGTTCTATAAAGCATGCCTCTTATAAAGGGGAGATAGCCTCTGCTGATGTCGAGGCAGCCAAGGCCTTTATTCTTGTGGCCAAGCAAATAATTGATGAGGGTAATTATTCCCCTGACCCAGTGTTTAACTGTGACGAAACCGCTTGCTACTGGCGTCGCGCCCCTGCTTCTACATTTATTCCTAAAGAGGTGAAGCAGGCACCTGGTCACAAGCTGGCGAAGGACAAATTCAGTGTTTTATTCACATGCAACGCTAGTGGAGAATGTAAAATGAAGCCACTGGTGATATACAAATTTGCCAAGCCTTATTCATTTACAAATTGTGACATGGAGAACCTGCCTAACTGTATCTGGCTTCATAATGCATCTGGATATATGACTATCCCAATATCTGTCATCTGGTTTGACAAGCATTTTGTACCCGATGCAAAGAGAcactgtaaaaagaaaaatatccccTTCAAGGTTGTGCTGTTCCTTGACAATGGCCCCGGCCACGCAAAATTCCTGGTCTGGCGGCACCCAGCTGTCCAAGTTGTATTTATGCCCCCCAATACTACAGCCAAACTACAGCCCCTGGATCAAGAGCTTATTGCTAACATGAAGCTCATCTTCTATGGCTATCTCCATGATAAAATTAAAAGGGCAACAGACAGccgaaagaagatgaaagacatTGAAAAGTTAGTGAGtagcagggaggaggaagtggcaaCTCCCGACCCACAAGCAGCACCCTCATCACCGGCATCTCTCATTGCCTCTACCTCCGCACAGCTGGCCACACCACAAACCCCACACTCTCCAGTTGCCTCAACTTCAGCAGTACCTCCTGTTGCATCAGATGTATTATCTATGAAGCAGTTTTGGAAGAAATTCCAGATCAAGCAGGTGGTTGATTTGATGTCTCGTTCTTGGTCTGAAATAACTCTGAAGACAATTAGACATGCCTGGAGCCCTTTACTGCCTCATTTAAagctgcaagaggaggagagacagaagcaaGAAACACTTCTCCAACACAACAAATTCCATTCAACAAGTTCCCAGCATGGCTGCAGTGGACAATGA